Proteins encoded in a region of the Augochlora pura isolate Apur16 chromosome 4, APUR_v2.2.1, whole genome shotgun sequence genome:
- the LOC144468410 gene encoding odorant receptor 13a isoform X1: protein MSFQIYAGEQYDKLIKPIMTTGRIISIWPLPEDSSRSTVLFRRVHLFCMFFLWVFHLFIGRLAAQVVVMSIAVTADVVHNLSDLDEATECALICTAFYLCVVRLLVYTAHQKDMLYVVNTMREDWTVSSYEDRTIMAEKTMFAFRLAKYFISTVAVTIIMFMCIPLLEIYVAGNEKILPFRGYFYINHTVSPIFEFFYLFNVTAGGFGGSMIAGATSFNLIVIMHGSAKFAVLRKRLESLNGEDPNTSSVMRDCIIRHQQAIEFADALERIINVLALGQFVISTGLICFAGFQITSMMEDKGRLMKYSTFLNSAILELFMFSFSGDGLIEESESVGLSAYSSGLIKSRYCPRLMILMMRSMVPSKITAAKFYSMSLESFSTVLSTSFSYFTVLTATKEE, encoded by the exons ATGAGTTTCCAAATCTACGCTGGCGAGCAGTACGACAAACTCATCAAGCCCATAATGACGACCGGCAGAATAATCTCGATCTGGCCATTGCCCGAAGACAGCAGCAGGTCGACCGTATTGTTCCGAAGAGTCCACTTGTTCTGCATGTTTTTCTTG TGGGTGTTTCACTTGTTCATTGGGAGGCTGGCTGCACAGGTGGTCGTGATGTCGATCGCGGTGACGGCCGACGTGGTCCACAATCTCAGTGACCTGGACGAGGCGACCGAGTGTGCCCTAATTTGTACAGCGTTCTACCTGTGCGTCGTCCGGCTGCTGGTCTACACCGCTCATCAAAAGGACATGCTGTACGTGGTGAACACAATGCGCGAGGACTGGACCGTGTCTTCTTACGAGGACAGGACGATCATGGCCGAGAAGACAATGTTCGCCTTCCGGCTGGCCAAGTACTTCATCAGCACCGTCGCCGTCACCATTATCATGTTCATGTGCATTCCGCTTCTCGAA ATTTACGTGGCAGGGAACGAAAAGATACTGCCGTTTCGCGGCTATTTCTACATCAATCACACCGTGTCGCCGATTTTCGAGTTTTTCTACTTGTTCAATGTAACTGCCGGCGGTTTCGGGGGTAGCATGATCGCCGGCGCAACCAGCTTCAACTTGATAGTGATAATGCACGGATCGGCGAAGTTTGCGGTGCTACGGAAGAGATTGGAGTCTCTGAACGGTGAAGATCCCAACACCTCTTCCGTCATGAGGGACTGCATAATTCGTCATCAACAGGCAATAGA GTTCGCGGATGCGCTGGAGAGGATCATAAACGTTCTGGCGTTGGGTCAATTCGTAATTAGCACCGGCCTGATCTGCTTCGCGGGATTCCAGATCACCTCG ATGATGGAGGACAAGGGACGCCTGATGAAATACTCGACCTTCTTGAACTCCGCTATCCTCGAGCTGTTCATGTTCAGCTTCAGCGGGGACGGTTTGATCGAGGag AGCGAGTCGGTGGGCCTGTCAGCCTACAGCAGTGGATTGATAAAGAGTCGCTACTGCCCGAGGCTAATGATCTTGATGATGCGGTCGATGGTGCCCAGCAAGATAACGGCGGCGAAATTTTACAGTATGTCCCTGGAGAGCTTCTCGACG GTGCTCAGCACCTCGTTCTCGTACTTCACGGTCCTGACGGCCACCAAAGAGGAATAA
- the LOC144468410 gene encoding odorant receptor 13a isoform X3, with protein MSIAVTADVVHNLSDLDEATECALICTAFYLCVVRLLVYTAHQKDMLYVVNTMREDWTVSSYEDRTIMAEKTMFAFRLAKYFISTVAVTIIMFMCIPLLEIYVAGNEKILPFRGYFYINHTVSPIFEFFYLFNVTAGGFGGSMIAGATSFNLIVIMHGSAKFAVLRKRLESLNGEDPNTSSVMRDCIIRHQQAIEFADALERIINVLALGQFVISTGLICFAGFQITSMMEDKGRLMKYSTFLNSAILELFMFSFSGDGLIEESESVGLSAYSSGLIKSRYCPRLMILMMRSMVPSKITAAKFYSMSLESFSTVLSTSFSYFTVLTATKEE; from the exons ATGTCGATCGCGGTGACGGCCGACGTGGTCCACAATCTCAGTGACCTGGACGAGGCGACCGAGTGTGCCCTAATTTGTACAGCGTTCTACCTGTGCGTCGTCCGGCTGCTGGTCTACACCGCTCATCAAAAGGACATGCTGTACGTGGTGAACACAATGCGCGAGGACTGGACCGTGTCTTCTTACGAGGACAGGACGATCATGGCCGAGAAGACAATGTTCGCCTTCCGGCTGGCCAAGTACTTCATCAGCACCGTCGCCGTCACCATTATCATGTTCATGTGCATTCCGCTTCTCGAA ATTTACGTGGCAGGGAACGAAAAGATACTGCCGTTTCGCGGCTATTTCTACATCAATCACACCGTGTCGCCGATTTTCGAGTTTTTCTACTTGTTCAATGTAACTGCCGGCGGTTTCGGGGGTAGCATGATCGCCGGCGCAACCAGCTTCAACTTGATAGTGATAATGCACGGATCGGCGAAGTTTGCGGTGCTACGGAAGAGATTGGAGTCTCTGAACGGTGAAGATCCCAACACCTCTTCCGTCATGAGGGACTGCATAATTCGTCATCAACAGGCAATAGA GTTCGCGGATGCGCTGGAGAGGATCATAAACGTTCTGGCGTTGGGTCAATTCGTAATTAGCACCGGCCTGATCTGCTTCGCGGGATTCCAGATCACCTCG ATGATGGAGGACAAGGGACGCCTGATGAAATACTCGACCTTCTTGAACTCCGCTATCCTCGAGCTGTTCATGTTCAGCTTCAGCGGGGACGGTTTGATCGAGGag AGCGAGTCGGTGGGCCTGTCAGCCTACAGCAGTGGATTGATAAAGAGTCGCTACTGCCCGAGGCTAATGATCTTGATGATGCGGTCGATGGTGCCCAGCAAGATAACGGCGGCGAAATTTTACAGTATGTCCCTGGAGAGCTTCTCGACG GTGCTCAGCACCTCGTTCTCGTACTTCACGGTCCTGACGGCCACCAAAGAGGAATAA
- the LOC144468410 gene encoding odorant receptor 13a isoform X2 translates to MSFQIYAGEQYDKLIKPIMTTGRIISIWPLPEDSSRSTVLFRRVHLFCMFFLVVVMSIAVTADVVHNLSDLDEATECALICTAFYLCVVRLLVYTAHQKDMLYVVNTMREDWTVSSYEDRTIMAEKTMFAFRLAKYFISTVAVTIIMFMCIPLLEIYVAGNEKILPFRGYFYINHTVSPIFEFFYLFNVTAGGFGGSMIAGATSFNLIVIMHGSAKFAVLRKRLESLNGEDPNTSSVMRDCIIRHQQAIEFADALERIINVLALGQFVISTGLICFAGFQITSMMEDKGRLMKYSTFLNSAILELFMFSFSGDGLIEESESVGLSAYSSGLIKSRYCPRLMILMMRSMVPSKITAAKFYSMSLESFSTVLSTSFSYFTVLTATKEE, encoded by the exons ATGAGTTTCCAAATCTACGCTGGCGAGCAGTACGACAAACTCATCAAGCCCATAATGACGACCGGCAGAATAATCTCGATCTGGCCATTGCCCGAAGACAGCAGCAGGTCGACCGTATTGTTCCGAAGAGTCCACTTGTTCTGCATGTTTTTCTTG GTGGTCGTGATGTCGATCGCGGTGACGGCCGACGTGGTCCACAATCTCAGTGACCTGGACGAGGCGACCGAGTGTGCCCTAATTTGTACAGCGTTCTACCTGTGCGTCGTCCGGCTGCTGGTCTACACCGCTCATCAAAAGGACATGCTGTACGTGGTGAACACAATGCGCGAGGACTGGACCGTGTCTTCTTACGAGGACAGGACGATCATGGCCGAGAAGACAATGTTCGCCTTCCGGCTGGCCAAGTACTTCATCAGCACCGTCGCCGTCACCATTATCATGTTCATGTGCATTCCGCTTCTCGAA ATTTACGTGGCAGGGAACGAAAAGATACTGCCGTTTCGCGGCTATTTCTACATCAATCACACCGTGTCGCCGATTTTCGAGTTTTTCTACTTGTTCAATGTAACTGCCGGCGGTTTCGGGGGTAGCATGATCGCCGGCGCAACCAGCTTCAACTTGATAGTGATAATGCACGGATCGGCGAAGTTTGCGGTGCTACGGAAGAGATTGGAGTCTCTGAACGGTGAAGATCCCAACACCTCTTCCGTCATGAGGGACTGCATAATTCGTCATCAACAGGCAATAGA GTTCGCGGATGCGCTGGAGAGGATCATAAACGTTCTGGCGTTGGGTCAATTCGTAATTAGCACCGGCCTGATCTGCTTCGCGGGATTCCAGATCACCTCG ATGATGGAGGACAAGGGACGCCTGATGAAATACTCGACCTTCTTGAACTCCGCTATCCTCGAGCTGTTCATGTTCAGCTTCAGCGGGGACGGTTTGATCGAGGag AGCGAGTCGGTGGGCCTGTCAGCCTACAGCAGTGGATTGATAAAGAGTCGCTACTGCCCGAGGCTAATGATCTTGATGATGCGGTCGATGGTGCCCAGCAAGATAACGGCGGCGAAATTTTACAGTATGTCCCTGGAGAGCTTCTCGACG GTGCTCAGCACCTCGTTCTCGTACTTCACGGTCCTGACGGCCACCAAAGAGGAATAA
- the LOC144468411 gene encoding uncharacterized protein LOC144468411, which yields MFKFAVLLLLCAVATAQDCEANEDQCAAINSAPFDQDKDWKSATTLYDFHAKDIHGNDVPLDKYRGHVCIIVNVASNCGLTDSNYKELVQLYEKYSEKEGLRILAFPSNQFANQEPGSAEQILDFIKQYNVKFDVFEKIDVNGDNAHPLWKWLKTQKEGFIINAIKWNFTKFIVNKEGKVVSRYAPQKEPLEMEDELKKYF from the exons ATGTTCA aATTCGCAGTTTTATTGCTGCTTTGTGCTGTAGCTACAGCCCAGGATTGTGAGGCGAATGAAGATCAATGCGCTGCTATCAATTCAGCTCCTTTCGACCAGGATAAAGATTGGAAATCTGCAACCACATTATATGATTTCCATGCTAAAGATATTCATGGCAACGACGTGCCACTAGACAAATACCGTGGTCATGTATGCATAATAGTCAATGTAGCCAGTAATTGTGGGCTGACAGACTCGAACTACAAGGAACTGGTGCAATTGTACGAGAAGTACAGTGAGAAAGAGGGCTTAAGAATCCTAGCGTTCCCCTCCAATCAATTTGCAAACCAAGAACCGGGCAGTGCAGAACAGATTCTAGATTTTATCAAACAATACAATGTGAAATTTGATGTCTTTGAAAAGATCGATGTGAATGGAGACAATGCGCATCCATTGTGGAAATGGTTGAAGACTCAGAAAGAAGGTTTCATAATCAATGCTATCAAGTGGAACTTCACCAAGTTCATCGTTAACAAGGAGGGCAAAGTTGTCTCCAGATACGCGCCGCAGAAGGAACCTCTCGAAATGGAGGATGAACTGAAGAAATACTTTTAA
- the LOC144468410 gene encoding odorant receptor 13a isoform X4 produces the protein MSFQIYAGEQYDKLIKPIMTTGRIISIWPLPEDSSRSTVLFRRVHLFCMFFLWVFHLFIGRLAAQVVVMSIAVTADVVHNLSDLDEATECALICTAFYLCVVRLLVYTAHQKDMLYVVNTMREDWTVSSYEDRTIMAEKTMFAFRLAKYFISTVAVTIIMFMCIPLLEIYVAGNEKILPFRGYFYINHTVSPIFEFFYLFNVTAGGFGGSMIAGATSFNLIVIMHGSAKFAVLRKRLESLNGEDPNTSSVMRDCIIRHQQAIEFADALERIINVLALGQFVISTGLICFAGFQITSMMEDKGRLMKYSTFLNSAILELFMFSFSGDGLIEE, from the exons ATGAGTTTCCAAATCTACGCTGGCGAGCAGTACGACAAACTCATCAAGCCCATAATGACGACCGGCAGAATAATCTCGATCTGGCCATTGCCCGAAGACAGCAGCAGGTCGACCGTATTGTTCCGAAGAGTCCACTTGTTCTGCATGTTTTTCTTG TGGGTGTTTCACTTGTTCATTGGGAGGCTGGCTGCACAGGTGGTCGTGATGTCGATCGCGGTGACGGCCGACGTGGTCCACAATCTCAGTGACCTGGACGAGGCGACCGAGTGTGCCCTAATTTGTACAGCGTTCTACCTGTGCGTCGTCCGGCTGCTGGTCTACACCGCTCATCAAAAGGACATGCTGTACGTGGTGAACACAATGCGCGAGGACTGGACCGTGTCTTCTTACGAGGACAGGACGATCATGGCCGAGAAGACAATGTTCGCCTTCCGGCTGGCCAAGTACTTCATCAGCACCGTCGCCGTCACCATTATCATGTTCATGTGCATTCCGCTTCTCGAA ATTTACGTGGCAGGGAACGAAAAGATACTGCCGTTTCGCGGCTATTTCTACATCAATCACACCGTGTCGCCGATTTTCGAGTTTTTCTACTTGTTCAATGTAACTGCCGGCGGTTTCGGGGGTAGCATGATCGCCGGCGCAACCAGCTTCAACTTGATAGTGATAATGCACGGATCGGCGAAGTTTGCGGTGCTACGGAAGAGATTGGAGTCTCTGAACGGTGAAGATCCCAACACCTCTTCCGTCATGAGGGACTGCATAATTCGTCATCAACAGGCAATAGA GTTCGCGGATGCGCTGGAGAGGATCATAAACGTTCTGGCGTTGGGTCAATTCGTAATTAGCACCGGCCTGATCTGCTTCGCGGGATTCCAGATCACCTCG ATGATGGAGGACAAGGGACGCCTGATGAAATACTCGACCTTCTTGAACTCCGCTATCCTCGAGCTGTTCATGTTCAGCTTCAGCGGGGACGGTTTGATCGAGGag TGA